TGGGTACAGGATTCGGGGGCCTTCCTGCGGTTCTACGGGTACCCCAAGGTGCTTTGGCCGTACCTGCGGAGCACCAACCTGATGGAGCGGTTTATCCGGGAGCTACGGCGGGGGACGAAGGTGCGGGACCACAAGTTTCCTAAGGAAGAGGCGGTGTACAAGCTTCTTTACCTGGAGTCGGAGAGGCAGGAAGGGAGGTGGGCAGAACGGAAACTAAAGGGGTTCTCGGAGGTGAAGGAGGTGCTGGAGAAGATGCTTCAGGAGCGGTATGCCCCCCGTACACAGACTCTTACACATAACTCTTGACACGACCAGCCCCTCAAGATGGTCTCCACCATCTCCTACGCTAAGGGGGCCGGGAAACTGGTGATGGAAGCCCGGGTGGCCGCCATCGTGGCGAGCCACTTTAACCCCGAGTGGATCGTAAACCTCAAGGAGTCGGGCCAGACCTGGCTGGTGGACTACTCCAATCTGCACAAGAAAGGCCGGCCCCTGCCCATCACCATGATCGACACCGATCTCTTCCTGCACGATGGGGGCTGGGCCCTGAAGCGCTACTTCATCGTGGCGGCCAACGCGTTGAACAAGCTGATCGTAATAGATACCAAGACCCGGGAGTTCGCAGCCGAGGTGGAGGCGGGGGTCAGGCCCCACCCGGGCCGGGGTTCCAACTGGGAGCATCCCACTTACGGGCCGGTTTGGGCCACGGGGAACATCGGTAGCCCCGAGGTGACCGTGGTGGGGGTGGATCCCGAAAAGCATCCCCAGTACGCCTGGAAGGTGGTCAAGCGGATCACCCTGCCCTATACCGGCAACCTCTTCATCAAGACCCACCCCAATAGCCCCTGGGTCATCGTGGACTTCCCCATGAGCCCGAGTCCCCAGGCGGCTGCCAGCCTCTGCGCCATAGACAAGCGCAAGCTGGAGGTGGCCAAGTGCTGGGAGGTGCCGGGAGCCCAGGAGCTGAAGGCCCGCATGGTGCATCCCGAGTTCAACAAGGGTGGGACCGAGATCTGGGTTTCCGCCTGGGGCTCTAAGGACACCCCTACCTTCATCGTGGTCTACGATGCCCTTACCCTCAGGGAAAAGGCCCGCATCACCGGGGACTGGGTGCGCACCCCTACGGGGAAGTTCAACGTGTACAACACCGCTTACGACATCTACTAGCCTGCTGGGGTGAGGGCGGGGAGCGCCCAGGCGCTCCCCGCTTGGCCTTGATCCCGGTCATGGTCGGCAGGGAGTCTTCCGGTTAGCTTGCTCCCATGGAGCGTCCCGAGTTCGCCCAGTACCCGTATCTGGTGGCCTGGGAGGTGACCAACGCCTGCCTCCTTGCCTGCCGCCACTGCCGGGCCTCGGCCATGCCCCACCCCCTGCCTGGGGAGCTTTCCACGGAGGAGGGCTTGAGGCTTATAGAGGAGGTGGCCACCTACCGCCCTAAACCCCTCCTCCTCCTCACCGGGGGAGACCCCCTTGCCCGCCCTGACCTCCTTTTCCTCATCCAAAGGGCCAGGGAGCTGGGGCTTAAGGTGGGCCTCACCCCGGCGGCCACACCCCTTCTCACCCGGGAAAAGGTGTTCCAGCTCAAGGAGGCAGGGGTGACCCGGCTGGCCCTTTCCCTGGACGGGGCAAGCCCGAAAAGCCACGATGCCTTCCGGGGAGAGGAGGGCACCTTTGACCGGACCCTGGCGGCCCTGGAATGGGCCAAGGAAGCGGGGCTTCCCACCCAGGTGAACACCACCGTGACCCGGGAAAACTGGCCGGAGATCCAGGCTCTACCCGATCTCCTGGCGGAGAAGGGGGTGGTCCTTTGGAGCCTTTTCTTCCTGGTGCCCGTGGGACGGGGGGCCTTGTTAAAGCAACTCTCCGCCAGGCAGTTTGAGGAGGTGCTCCACTGGCTTTACGAGGTTTCCCTTTCCTACCCCTTCCATGTAAAGACCACCGAAGCCCACCACTTTCGCCGGGTGGTGTTGGAGAGGCGGAGGGAACTGGGTGCGCAGGACCGGGCCCTGGCGGCGGGAGAAAGCCTCCACCGGGAGTACTTCCAAGACGGTATGGAGCACTCCCGGCTTGGGGTTACGGACGGCAACGGCTTTGTCTTCGTGTCCGCCACCGGGGATGTGGCCCCCTCGGGGTTCTTGCCCGTTTACGCCGGCAACATCCGGGAGAAGTCTCTCCTGGAGATTTACCGGTATAGCTCCCTCTTTCAAGAACTCCGCAATAAGGACCTCCTCAAAGGGAAGTGCGGGGTCTGCGAGTACCGCTTTGTGTGCGGGGGAAGCCGGGCCAGGGCCTGGGCGGAAACCGGGGATTACCTGGCCAGCGAGCCCCGGTGCGTCTATGTGCCCCCGGCTTGGTTGGAGAAGGTGGGCAAAGTTTCCAGCGCAGGATGAGGGCTTGGGCGGGGGTGGGGTGCGGTTAGGCAAGCGGAGGACATTGGAGGGGGAAAGCTCTTTGGCCCACCAGTCCACCCGGGCCTTCTCCTTGCTGAGCCCTCGAGGCCAGAGGCAACCCAGCCACACCCGCACCCCGTCCTCTGGGGAAGCCGGCTCGAAAACGCGCTTTACCCTTAAAGCCATTCCGCCTCCGGGAGGACGCACTCCGGGCACTGGGCTCCTGTGAAGCGCACCCACTCCAGGACTTCCTCCACACCCTCTACCGGCCCCAGGTGGTAGATCTCCAGGAAGGGATCGGCCACCAGCACGCCCTTTTCCGGGATGGCGTGGACCAGGTTGCCGTCCCGGTCCAAGAGGAGGGGCAAGGGGC
This sequence is a window from Thermus antranikianii DSM 12462. Protein-coding genes within it:
- a CDS encoding transposase — translated: WVQDSGAFLRFYGYPKVLWPYLRSTNLMERFIRELRRGTKVRDHKFPKEEAVYKLLYLESERQEGRWAERKLKGFSEVKEVLEKMLQERYAPRTQTLTHNS
- a CDS encoding cytochrome D1 domain-containing protein codes for the protein MVSTISYAKGAGKLVMEARVAAIVASHFNPEWIVNLKESGQTWLVDYSNLHKKGRPLPITMIDTDLFLHDGGWALKRYFIVAANALNKLIVIDTKTREFAAEVEAGVRPHPGRGSNWEHPTYGPVWATGNIGSPEVTVVGVDPEKHPQYAWKVVKRITLPYTGNLFIKTHPNSPWVIVDFPMSPSPQAAASLCAIDKRKLEVAKCWEVPGAQELKARMVHPEFNKGGTEIWVSAWGSKDTPTFIVVYDALTLREKARITGDWVRTPTGKFNVYNTAYDIY
- a CDS encoding TIGR04053 family radical SAM/SPASM domain-containing protein, giving the protein MERPEFAQYPYLVAWEVTNACLLACRHCRASAMPHPLPGELSTEEGLRLIEEVATYRPKPLLLLTGGDPLARPDLLFLIQRARELGLKVGLTPAATPLLTREKVFQLKEAGVTRLALSLDGASPKSHDAFRGEEGTFDRTLAALEWAKEAGLPTQVNTTVTRENWPEIQALPDLLAEKGVVLWSLFFLVPVGRGALLKQLSARQFEEVLHWLYEVSLSYPFHVKTTEAHHFRRVVLERRRELGAQDRALAAGESLHREYFQDGMEHSRLGVTDGNGFVFVSATGDVAPSGFLPVYAGNIREKSLLEIYRYSSLFQELRNKDLLKGKCGVCEYRFVCGGSRARAWAETGDYLASEPRCVYVPPAWLEKVGKVSSAG